A genomic window from Bubalus bubalis isolate 160015118507 breed Murrah chromosome 11, NDDB_SH_1, whole genome shotgun sequence includes:
- the PCNX4 gene encoding pecanex-like protein 4 isoform X4: MVNMPALEQMNQILHILFIFLPFFWALGTLPPPDALFLWAMEQVLEFGLGGSSMSTHLRLLIMFIISAGTAVASYFIPSTVGVVLFMTGLGFLLSLNLSEMVLVFKHSVTRHRVGTKSNSLSSGSEIQFTWREYLFYGVVLVLALLETGLLHHFASFSQISKNSPQAVVGYTLMILFIILWILKEIQSIYIFGIFRNPFYPKDVQTVTLFLEKQTKLMKIGVVRRILINLVSPLAMIAFLSLDSSLQRLHSVSVSIGFTRAFRMVWQNTENALLETVIVSAVHLLISNTDLWWSRSLDTGIKLLLVGIMRDRLIQFIAKLQFAVTVFVASWTEKKRRKSATTLGVLNIVFSPFVLVFIVFSTLLSSPLLPLFTLPLFLVGFPRPVQSWPGVVGTTACVCADTVYYCQMVPGLTTALQSAMAAGSLGLLLPGSHYLGRFQDRLIWIMILECGYTYCCVNIKGLELQETSCHTAEARRVDEVFESAFEQEEYVKLCSINEHFGNVLTPCTVLPVKLYSDARNVLSGIIDSHDNLKEFKCDLVKVLVWILVQYCSRRSSMLENVHKTENKGKASLIILPALNTELQTESPEDTDSLNSENLDDWSDDVFGEEPTIKKGKDEKDQLKVLPGINLPIPGSVESQNVDSHSTNTEKSLYQAVALGYPAIDKGKQEAMAYIPLMEFSCSHSHLLSLPEEWMSNCLPNSKMKEMSSLFPEDWYQFILRQLKCFPSKENASNVVEEIAKDRVLKDFYVHAVMTCYFSLFGVDNMIPSPGHILRVYSGVLPWSLALDWLTEKPDLFQLALKAFRYTLKLMIDKASLGPIEDFKELINCLEEYESDWYIGLVSDEKWKEAVLQEKPYLFSLGYDPNMGVYTGRVLTLQELLIHVGKLNAEAVRGQWANLSWELLYATNDDEERYSIQAHPLLLRNLTVQAADPPLGYPIYSSKPLHIHLV; this comes from the exons ATGGTAAATATGCCAGCTCTAGAACAGATGAATCAGATTTTACacatcttgtttatatttttaccCTTTTTTTGGGCACTTGGGACCCTACCCCCACCTGATGCACTTTTCTTATGGGCAATGGAGCAGGTTTTAGAGTTCGGCCTTGGAGGCTCATCTATGTCAACTCACCTACG GTTGTTAATAATGTTCATCATTTCTGCTGGAACAGCTGTAGCATCTTATTTCATTCCCAGCACTGTTGGTGTGGTTCTTTTCATGACTGGACTTGGGTTCTTACTGAGTCTTAACCTAAGTGAGATGGTTCTTGTCTTCAAACACAGTGTGACCAGACACAGAGTTGGAACCAAATCTAATTCTTTATCCAGTGGTTCAGAAATCCAGTTTACTTGGAGGGAATACCTTTTCTACGGCGTTGTATTAGTCTTGGCCCTCTTAGAAACTGGTTTGTTGCATCACTTTGCTAGTTTCTCACAGATTTCCAAAAACAGTCCTCAGGCTGTTGTTGGCTATACTTTgatgatattatttataatactgTGGATACTTAAAGAAATTCAAAGTATCTATATCTTTGGAATTTTCCGGAACCCTTTCTATCCAAAGGATGTGCAAACTGTGACTTTATTCCTAGAGAAGCAGACAAAGCTTATGAAGATTGGTGTTGTCAGACGGATTTTAATAAATCTAG TGTCACCTTTGGCTATGATAGCATTTCTTTCATTGGACAGTTCCTTACAAAGGCTTCACTCTGTATCTGTCTCCATTGGATTCACAAGAGCTTTTAGAATG GTATGGCAAAATACAGAAAATGCTTTATTGGAGACAGTCATTGTATCAGCAGTGCACTTGCTGATCTCCAATACAGACCTATGGTGGAGCAGAAGCCTGGATACAGGAATCAAACTCTTACTG GTTGGTATCATGCGTGATCGTCTGATTCAGTTCATCGCTAAACTGCAGTTTGCTGTGACTGTGTTTGTGGCATCATGGACAGAGAAAAAACGTAGAAAATCAGCCACCACTTTGGGTGTACTCAACATTGTCTTCTCTCCATTCGTGTTGGTCTTCATAGTTTTTTCTACACTACTCTCTTCTCCCTTACTCCCCCTCTTTACCCTTCCTTTGTTCTTGGTGGGGTTTCCTCGACCTGTTCAGAGTTGGCCAGGAGTAGTGGGCACcacagcctgtgtgtgtgcagatACAGTGTACTATTGCCAGATGGTCCCGGGTTTAACCACTGCGCTGCAGTCTGCAATGGCAGCTGGGAGTTTAG GTCTCCTCTTACCTGGGTCTCATTACTTGGGCCGTTTTCAGGATCGTTTAATATGGATAATGATTCTAGAATGTGGCTATACTTATTGCTGTGTTAACATTAAG gGGTTAGAATTGCAAGAGACATCCTGTCACACTGCTGAAGCTCGAAGAGTTGACGAAGTTTTTGAAAGTGCCTTTGAACAAGAAGAATATGTAAAACTATGTTCCATTAATGAACACTTTGGAAATGTTTTGACACCCTGTACTGTTTTGCCTGTGAAACTCTATTCTGATGCCAGGAATGTCCTGTCTGGCATAATTGATTCTCATGATaacttaaaagaatttaaatgtgACCTTGTTAAAGTACTTGTATGGATACTTGTTCAGTACTGTTCTAGAAGGTCTAGCATGCTGGAGAATgttcacaaaactgaaaataaaggaaaagcatCTCTAATAATCCTGCCTGCTTTGAATACTGAACTACAAACTGAATCTCCAGAAGACACAGATAGTTTAAACTCAGAAAATTTGGATGATTGGTCTGATGATGTTTTTGGTGAAGAGCCAActatcaaaaaaggaaaagatgaaaaagatcaGTTGAAAGTATTGCCAGGTATAAATTTGCCTATTCCCGGATCAGTAGAATCACAGAATGTTGATAGTCATTCTACAAACACTGAAAAGAGTCTTTACCAAGCAGTTGCACTTGGATACCCTGCCATTGACAAAGGAAAACAGGAGGCCATGGCATATATCCCTCTCATGGAGTTCAGTTGTTCTCATTCTCACTTATTAAGCTTACCTGAAGAGTGGATGTCTAACTGTTTGCCTAATTCCAAAATGAAGGAGATGAGTTCATTATTTCCAGAAGACTGGTACCAGTTTATTTTAAGGCAGTTGAAATGTTTTCCTTCAAAAGAAAATGCCTCAAATGTAGTAGAAGAAATTGCAAAGGACAGAGTTCTAAAAGACTTTTATGTTCATGCAGTAATGACTTGTTACTTTAGTTTGTTTGGGGTAGACAATATGATTCCTAGTCCTGGTCATATATTGAGAGTTTACAGTGGTGTTTTGCCTTGGTCTCTTGCCTTGGATTGGCTCACAGAAAAACCAGACCTGTTCCAACTAGCCCTGAAAGCTTTCAG GTACACTCTGAAACTAATGATCGATAAAGCAAGTTTGGGTCCAATAGAAGACTTTAAAGAGTTGATTAACTGCCTTGAAGAATATGAAAGTGACTGGTACATAGGTTTGGTATCTGATGAAAAGTGGAAGGAAGCAGTTTTACAAGAAAAACCATACTTGTTTTCTCTGGGATATGATCCTAATATG GGAGTTTACACTGGGAGAGTACTTACCCTTCAAGAATTATTGATCCATGTTGGGAAGTTAAATGCTGAAGCTGTTAGAGGTCAGTGGGCCAATCTTTCATGGGAATTGCTTTATGCCACAAATGATGATGAGGAACGTTATAGTATACAAGCTCATCCACTACTTTTAAGAAACCTTACAGTACAAGCAGCTGATCCTCCCCTGGGATATCCAATTTATTCTTCAAAACCTCTCCATATACATTTGGTTTAG